In Nematostella vectensis chromosome 3, jaNemVect1.1, whole genome shotgun sequence, the genomic window TCTCCTTTGGTAAAAAGACCATCAAAGAATGACACCACACGCCCTTGGCGGTCAAGCACTTTCCTCTTGAGGTGCTTGCCATAAGCCACCTCAGGGACTGGCAGGTTGTCAGAGAGGGGGAAGTCCATTTTGTCATACTGATCAGCATCTTCAATTTCCTTCTACAAATACATCACATAGCTCATTTGCACAAGATGTAGATTGGAAAGCACATAGTTCACAACATTTTAtctttacttttatttttactgCATCACTTTACCCAtataatgtttttcttttttttttttttttggggggggggggtgtaagTTTGCATCATTGTTATTCTTTTGGGTGTACAATTTTGGTGTCTATCCCCCCCCTTTCTCCTTATCATCCTTTAGCCCCCCCTGTCCCCAGGCAGTGTTGTGACAAAACCATTGACAAACCTTTGATTCTTTTATTCCTTCTTCAAACTTCTCTTTCAATGTTGTGAGTCGGATGGTAAGAGCATAAATTCCTTGTTTGTATGACATGCCAGGAGGTTTGAAAATATATGGAACAGAAGCATTCCATAGCAAAATGCGACCTTGTTTATGGAATACAGAAGCAAGCATCTCTCCATCCTGCTTGTAGAACATGACTTCACCATAATCATTTTTCTTGAGATTTGGTGTGAGAAGCACTGTAGCAACTAACTCATCATCAGCAGATTCATCATCTAAACAGCAAATGGACATTTGAGCTGTTTTAGCCTATAATATACTGCTGTATGCATTAATACACAGGGGATTTAACCCCCTACCCCAAAATTTGGGCTGCCAAAGGAAATTCCTATGTGAAAGATGCCATAAAGGGTATTCCACTAAGATGCATGCCCCTATCCAGCTCttatgctgttttttttttatcaaagtgCCCAGAAAATAGGGAAGTTGAAGTATCAACATTTTGTCTGGGTTACCCTCctgcgcagagctttctgtgtcacTTGCTTACTTTCTGTGTCACTAGTTTAATTTCACATCAACCTCTCAATaaagtattgtattgtatcaAGAAATGAGTCAGATTTCACGTCCCTTAAATTGACCAATTAGCTAAACCTTCTAGATTTTGGTGGCTAGATCCAGACCCTTGCTAACTTGTTCCCTGCTTTCGCGGACTCAAATCAGCTGAGCATGTTGTCAGTGAAACACCAAAGAGAGaagttgttttaaaaaaagctcAAAATGCTATCACTAAAGAACTATATAGAGGTCTGTGACATTATTTACAACTTTTTGTAGTATTGTGATATATTTCTGATATGCTTGAATCcattctcgttcccagagctcCTCTGCTGTTGTGTGCCTGAATCTCTGGAAGCAGAAGGTTATGGGGATTTGATTGGCTATGAAAATGCTTGCGTAATGAGTTAAAATCTGCACACACTCTCGATTAGTGAGGTCTGAATATCATGTGACTTGAGTAAGTGAATGCTATCTACGGAAAATAAACATGTTGCACAGATCCCAGGTCAAGAGGGGGCGTACAAAATGGAACATTGGATCTCTGTATCTGCTGAGGgctttgtaaataaaaagcagACATGGGTAACTAATATTCTTGTTGTAGCCTGTCAGCAGCATGCCATAAACAACCTTTCCGGCCCATGGCTACAATTAAAACTGCCTGTCTTTGCCTTGGTTTCAAATCAAAATTAAAGCCAATATTTGAAAGTTAAACAATCAATGCCCCCTCGAAATGATTCACCATCTTGCAAACGATAAACTGGAAGATAACTATTTCGATGTCCCAGATTGTCCTAGATTCTAGAACAGAGGAAGAGTGTTGCAACAAACAGAGCAAATCTAAGGGAAATGAGTGACACAGAAAGCACCGCACAGAAGGGTATGTCAACACACACACCCTTGTCACTAAGCCTCCCCTGATGTATGCTTCAAAAGTTTCAGTATTTTCGGTAATCACATATCAAATCAATTTGTTCAAGCATTTTCAAAGAATTGAGGGCTTAGGAAAAACAATGGCATTTGTTAGAAGTTATTCAGCAATGATTTGTAAGGCAATGGCATCTGGTGAATTGCAATAATTGTGCCTTTTGACAGGAATCAACCAAATGAATTCATTGGTGCGGAATAAATATTAACAGCGTCGATTTGCATAAACAGAATAGTTTCAGTTTAATTTCTTGGTGAGGGCTATTAATGACTTTACaccaatttaaaaaataaaaaaataaaataaaaaattaattaattaactgGTGAATGCGGTAGCGTTGCCTTAAAGACGGCAGCAGAAAAGTAAGCCTAAATTAACTTAATATTTACAATTTCGTTAGCTAAGTTATGCACCTTGCTTATAACTTCCTGTGCACAATCCTAGTGGTTTCTTTAATTAGGTTTAGAGTTCTAGAAATAAACTCACCACCTCCAACTGTAATGAAGTCCAATCTGCGAATCATTGAAGAAGAGATTCGGTAcgggaaatattttttgccttTTGAGACGGTTTTAGCAATCTTGGCGATGGTTTTATAGACTGTGGAGCCCATAAAAGTTTCAAGCTCAAATGGCGAAGTCCAAGGAATATTGTTCGTGCCATTTGCTACTTTAATGTTAAAGTAGTCATCCTTGTATGTGTACTGCCATGGAGACAGCATTCCTTCAATATTGCCGAGAGAAATCAAGTTCAGGTGGGCTTGTATTGTGTTTTTTCTGAACAAGTTGtcataaacaaagacaaactTCCCTTGGTCCTCGAAAACATTGGTCGGTCCTGTCTTCTTGCTTGCTTTATTCGCCGCTTTGTCGTCATTTTGTGCTCGTACTGAGCCAAGGACGAGAAAAGCAACGAGGGCGACAGCAAAACTGTTCATTTTCATGCACATCTCTGCACCATCGAGTTCTGCATAAAATAACTCGAAAAAATTCgtgcttttaaaaaaagcaaggGACTGGCACTAGAgaccccctcccaccccctcACAAAAAAAGAAGGCGACTTCCTTTTGCTCCTAAAGATCCACTCGCTTTTTTAGATACGAaccctgctagccggctctgaTTGTGgattattcggaaatgtt contains:
- the LOC116611810 gene encoding uncharacterized protein LOC116611810 isoform X3 gives rise to the protein MCMKMNSFAVALVAFLVLGSVRAQNDDKAANKASKKTGPTNVFEDQGKFVFVYDNLFRKNTIQAHLNLISLGNIEGMLSPWQYTYKDDYFNIKVANGTNNIPWTSPFELETFMGSTVYKTIAKIAKTVSKGKKYFPYRISSSMIRRLDFITVGDDESADDELVATVLLTPNLKKNDYGEVMFYKQDGEMLASVFHKQGRILLWNASVPYIFKPPGMSYKQGIYALTIRLTTLKEKFEEGIKESKKEIEDADQYDKMDFPLSDNLPVPEVAYGKHLKRKVLDRQGRVVSFFDGLFTKGDLDALRLYLLHYNSAYAYQGYDESKDTEHDNVSWIAGIKVSKFIKSRIWKTINSAVEYISNEKGWYPYDVSMNIIRNSHYTRIHEDCENHEDEFTVLMYLTPDWKEEFYGETIYFEEILRPNGQQFPKGKQKYDWLLSVKPMYGRLVVFRGIIPHSARPPSPGFMGARYTFACKVSRTYHIAHAKMLRESIEGDEPGSPDEKLSTDLLNQEYDEPTPERPTKFLEEELAKRKQEKQDRMREEKLKLLQRITKM
- the LOC116611810 gene encoding uncharacterized protein LOC116611810 isoform X1, with the protein product MCMKMNSFAVALVAFLVLGSVRAQNDDKAANKASKKTGPTNVFEDQGKFVFVYDNLFRKNTIQAHLNLISLGNIEGMLSPWQYTYKDDYFNIKVANGTNNIPWTSPFELETFMGSTVYKTIAKIAKTVSKGKKYFPYRISSSMIRRLDFITVGGEIQAHNSRGALGTRMDSSISEIYHNTTKSYDESADDELVATVLLTPNLKKNDYGEVMFYKQDGEMLASVFHKQGRILLWNASVPYIFKPPGMSYKQGIYALTIRLTTLKEKFEEGIKESKKEIEDADQYDKMDFPLSDNLPVPEVAYGKHLKRKVLDRQGRVVSFFDGLFTKGDLDALRLYLLHYNSAYAYQGYDESKDTEHDNVSWIAGIKVSKFIKSRIWKTINSAVEYISNEKGWYPYDVSMNIIRNSHYTRIHEDCENHEDEFTVLMYLTPDWKEEFYGETIYFEEILRPNGQQFPKGKQKYDWLLSVKPMYGRLVVFRGIIPHSARPPSPGFMGARYTFACKVSRTYHIAHAKMLRESIEGDEPGSPDEKLSTDLLNQEYDEPTPERPTKFLEEELAKRKQEKQDRMREEKLKLLQRITKM
- the LOC116611810 gene encoding uncharacterized protein LOC116611810 isoform X2, whose protein sequence is MCMKMNSFAVALVAFLVLGSVRAQNDDKAANKASKKTGPTNVFEDQGKFVFVYDNLFRKNTIQAHLNLISLGNIEGMLSPWQYTYKDDYFNIKVANGTNNIPWTSPFELETFMGSTVYKTIAKIAKTVSKGKKYFPYRISSSMIRRLDFITVGGDDESADDELVATVLLTPNLKKNDYGEVMFYKQDGEMLASVFHKQGRILLWNASVPYIFKPPGMSYKQGIYALTIRLTTLKEKFEEGIKESKKEIEDADQYDKMDFPLSDNLPVPEVAYGKHLKRKVLDRQGRVVSFFDGLFTKGDLDALRLYLLHYNSAYAYQGYDESKDTEHDNVSWIAGIKVSKFIKSRIWKTINSAVEYISNEKGWYPYDVSMNIIRNSHYTRIHEDCENHEDEFTVLMYLTPDWKEEFYGETIYFEEILRPNGQQFPKGKQKYDWLLSVKPMYGRLVVFRGIIPHSARPPSPGFMGARYTFACKVSRTYHIAHAKMLRESIEGDEPGSPDEKLSTDLLNQEYDEPTPERPTKFLEEELAKRKQEKQDRMREEKLKLLQRITKM
- the LOC116611810 gene encoding uncharacterized protein LOC116611810 isoform X4; this encodes MCMKMNSFAVALVAFLVLGSVRAQNDDKAANKASKKTGPTNVFEDQGKFVFVYDNLFRKNTIQAHLNLISLGNIEGMLSPWQYTYKDDYFNIKVANGTNNIPWTSPFELETFMGSTVYKTIAKIAKTVSKGKKYFPYRISSSMIRRLDFITVGGEIQAHNSRGALGTRMDSSISEIYHNTTKSYDESADDELVATVLLTPNLKKNDYGEVMFYKQDGEMLASVFHKQGRILLWNASVPYIFKPPGMSYKQGIYALTIRLTTLKEKFEEGIKESKKEIEDADQYDKMDFPLSDNLPVPEVAYGKHLKRKVLDRQGRVVSFFDGLFTKGDLDALRLYLLHYNSAYAYQGYDESKDTEHDNVSWIAGIKVSKFIKSRIWKTINSAVEYISNEKGWYPYDVSMNIIRNSHYTRIHEDCENHEDEFTVLMYLTPDWKEEFYGETIYFEEILRPNGQQFPKGKQKYQGLITSRMPKC